In Solenopsis invicta isolate M01_SB chromosome 6, UNIL_Sinv_3.0, whole genome shotgun sequence, the genomic window gaatggcacgagccaatcgatatgtttaggtcctcagcaacttctctaacggtgattcgacgattggccaataccattttctccacttcattaattttttcgtctgttgttgaagtgctcgggcgtccggcacgctcttcgtcgttcacatcttctcggccttctgagaacattttgtaccaccgataaacgttgcttcggtccaaggtagcttctccgtatgccacagtcaacattcggaatgcatccgcgcacttaatttcgtttttcacacaaaatttgatacaggttctttgatccatttttttgaataggtaaaaatcgaagacgatccaaaacacgtgcaagcaaagcagctgtcaacaattaagtgaacattcaaaatggccgagcttgtcggcataagtgagagacatgagtaccaacataacgccacaaaaagatcgaaattcgaatatacgtaacccgcgaaaattcaaaattcgcgatactttttgaacacacctcgtatatacaaaatacatgacataatatttgtaatatgcaCTTACTGGCTGATgtcaatatattttgtaataccaCTTCTTTTTGCACCTTCTTACGTTTCCTTAAAGAATACATTTTACACTGTTTACTACTGTGACTGGACACTTGATTAATACTAaagaagtataaaattataacatacgCTGCACCGGATAAACGGCTCGAGATATACACAGAGATATAGATTAATATTTACGTGCGCCTTTACCAATCTCCCTGTTGCCAACAGGaaagtatgtatgtacacgACTGCACTCGGAAGTTTACgctttacataaattacataaaacataGACTGTTCTTTTTTGATTGTTATTAGGTTTGTTCGCATTGCTTGCACTTTTTACACTTAAATTGTGTTCCAAAATTTTCTGCCAGCTCTAAAAACCAATCTAGAGAACAGTCtatgttttatgtaatttatgtaaagcGTAAACTTCCATGCAATCCTGTACTTTCCCGTTAGCAACAGGGAAGTTGATAAAAGCGCGCGTAAATAGTATTCATATATCTCTCTCTGTATATTTCGAGCCGTTTGTCCGATGCAGcgtacattataattttatacttcttTAGTATTAATCAAGCGTCCAGTGACAGTAGTAGATAGTGCAAAATGTATTCTTTAAGAAAACGTAACAAAGGTAAATGTAACAAACGTAACAaggtgcaaaaaaaaaatggtattacaaaatatattgacATCAGCCAGTAAGAACATATTCCAAATATTATgtcatattttgtatatacatctttattaaaagtattttatttgtaaaatatttattttctatattacgTAAGAACTTAGAAAACTACTTCTATGTTTTTATCATTTCAAAGTCCGCGAGTTGTAGTAACGCCTTATAAAATGCacaataaagaaaagaaagcaACGCAGCAAATAGATACAGATAATGGTAAGTGCTTTTGACAAAATGCTTTTAAAtgctttaaatgttattttcaccAACTGCATCTTTAATCCTTAACAACTGTGGTGGGGTACAAACGTACTCCACACAATTTTACGTGGCGGAATTGTGATTTAAAATCATAATTGcttctctaaaatttaaatgacagacaggaatacaatttttataataaaacaaacacGACTGCTATATTACTTTCCAATCTTCCACAAAAAGTTCACCAAGTTAGGCTTCGTTTTGGCACTTCTGGCCAGAGTGATTAAAAGTTAACgtacaaattaaaagtttctgTAGTAttgaatatttctgaaaatgcaattattatatacttgTGTACCTAAACAAATGattgataatgtaaaattgtagtaatttttttatttctttaatttctttaactgtgttataatatattaattgttttgctTTCCATTTAAGGATTATTCTGTACATCCTGCAAAATGTATGACATTAaacacatattaattttatacgtttcatatacaaataattattaaagctaaataagaaacaattgtatgaatattactattattcaaTCTTATCAAAGATATgaacgttaataaatattacatttcaatttccaaaattattaaatcagttCCTTCTTGCAGGAATTATATATGAGTGAcgcatttttcatttaattttacttgtgtcttatacaaaatatacataatttaaaataatttgcaataatacAGATAATTTAATTAGCATATTCAGATATGTCGTTTATTACAGGtagtcataaaaaaaattggattttgtGACTGGGGTGGCAACAGATAAGTGAGTACTTTCAAAATggtaatttttatgttattgtataaaaacattaaatatttttattttcagatgtaaaattattaatatagaagCAACTAAATTTGTTATACAAAGACAATCGTACCTTGATAATGTTAAAggtttgtaatatattaatataatacattgcgAACTTATACAGCACCGATTGTTGAAGGCTTTCAGAAAAGTTTCAACCTGCAAGTCActgcaatattgaaaatttataaatcatgttaCGTATATGCTGTAGATGTTCAGCAATGAAAGTATTGGAAAATATTGGAATGCACTTTTAATAACGACATTAATTTctgaaaacaatatttaattttaacttgtataaaaattgtacactaaaaatagtaaaatataaagatgttaatgtaaagaatttaaaaagaattattagacaaatttaatacaaaaaactgTGTTCTCTGTACAGACTACTTTAGAGAATTTCCAATTACAATACATCTTATATATACTCATAATATGGATTATTCAACAATGTAactttaaattctaataatctACTTTAGCGTTACGAAAATGTAACAAATCATTACTTTTCAAATAATGGTAACGGTAAtgcgttactttttaaaattagaaacgaataatgcgttatttttttaaagtaatctGTTCCCAACcctagtattaattattatattattattatttttttgtttctatttatatattgatattagttagctattttataattaaaaattatttagttacttattttattacagatgTATCTTCTAATTCAGTATTGGATAATAATGTCAAAAGCCAGTTGTTTTCCACTTTTTCCAAAGTAGAAAACGTTAAAACAAACAATATAAACAACTTAAATTCTGCACATATGAATAATACTGAAATACAAGGTATTAAAGCccatattattgataatataatgtTCATGACTACTTCCTAgtgtttttatgtttattatttataagatattttaatacttatgaCACTCTTCCTCGTGGAGTCATTAGTTTCCGAGCAAAATGCGCGTCGTGTTTGCCGGTAAAGTAAGTGCTATGcacttgtttatatatttttaaaattacatagattcattaattgttatatgCCATTTCGCTTTTTAATCGTATAATAGAAAGTAGAAACTAAGTAAAATTACgattaaaaactgttttatgATATGACTCtttaatagaagcgtaaaacACGAATGACTCCACGAGGGCAAGTGAGGAACAAAAAATGACGAAGGAGAATAAgacatgataatttttttttctgtaaatagaGAATGATAATGAAAGTAATGATCCTGATTATGATCCTGATTATATACAAAGTGAACAATCGTCAATTACTAGTGATTTTGAAGAAACAGACAAATTAGATGCGTGTGAAGATGATAGTAAATGTAATAAGCGTTTTTCTAATACACAAAACAACGACTCGGCAATATCTACAGGCATAGATGTGAGTAATAATCAGGCATGCGAAATTCGGCAAGATGATCAAACAGAAATACCTACAAAACTTACTGGCacgaaaaaatatatgtgtgtcTTCTGTCACAAAATGCAAACAAAGATTGCTCGACATTTGGAATTAATTCATTCTGAGGAACCTGACGTtcaaaagttcaaatatttacctAAAGGTTGtagtgaaagaagaaaaattatcgATAGTTTAagaaaacaaggaaattttaaatttaatattaataaacagtaTGAAAATAAAGGATTTATTCCATGTAGGCGGCCAAGAGAAAATAATcctaaattacttaaaaattatttggcatgTGGAAGTTGCAAGGGCCACTATTTGAAATCATCAATAAGACATCATTTTAGAAAATGTACAGGTCGGAGTGGAAAGCAAAGTCGTATTGTTAAAGTAATGGGTCGGAAGATAGAGGGCAAATGTCATAAAGAAGCTGATGAGAAAGTACGGCGATTAATATTACCAACAATGAGAAGTGATGGCGTATCATATAATATTCGTTACGATGATTTACTGATATTATACGCAAACACCCAGTCTAAAAAATATAGGCATTCAACGCatcatataaaaatgattcgaGCTCGACTGCGCCTTGTAACTCGCCTATTGATAGCAATGAAgagtattgataataatataacatcTTTAACTTCTATTTATGATCCAAAATATTATGATACTTTGATAGACGCTGTAAATATTGTTGCAcaatataacaaagaaaaagatatcTATGAAAAACCTGCTAATGCATCTAACCTTGGTACTTACGTGAAGCATATAGGCGAGCtcttaataacaaaatgcaTAAAAGAACATAATGATACtatgaaaataaatacgaaaaactttttaaaactcttGACCGTTGATTATGGATCAAGTGTTAACAAAACTGTAGTCGAATCTCAAACTCAATTTAAAAGACAAAAGAGCACAAAACTTCCTacaattaatgatataaaaacatTGCGCAGTTATCTATTGAAAGTGCAAAGAGAATCATACAATAAATTGCAAAACAAATTTCTATTATCTGCATGGATTTCTCTTGGAGAAGCTACTTTAACATCAATACAATTGTTTAACCGTCGTCGGCCAGGAGAAACTGAACGAATATTAATTtctgattttgaaaattacgaaaaaattaatgacaatatCGAAACATTCAATGGATTACCTACAGATAAAAAAGAACAAGCACAAAAATATGTGCGATTTTGTATTCgtggaaaaaaaggaagaacagTTCCTGTAATACTAGACGAACTGAATTTGAAATGTTTACGAACATTTTTACAGTTCAGACATGAAGCTAAAGTACATCCATCAAATCCTTACTTATTTGGTATTCCAGGACATGACAAagctattgaaaaatatttatgtgcatATAAAGTTCTGAAGCGTTTTGCTAAAGAGAACGGAAGCGAATTTCCTGAAACAATAAGTAGTACCAAACTTAGAAAACATATAGCCACTATGGGAATTACGCTTAATTTAACAGACAACCAGATTACAGATTTGGCCAATTTCATGGgccatcatgaaaaaatacaCAAAGAAGTGTACAGAAATCCTGTAATAGTTAAGGACATTACAGAAATCTCACAACTTTTAGAAGCTGCACAAGGTGTAAGAGATGAAGCAAACAATTTAATTGATGAAACTGACAGTGAGGACGCAAGCGAGACTGAAAATAGTACAGATATGACGGAAAATGATGACACCTTTCCAGAAGTTAACTTGCAACAATCAAATGACAGTGAgtagaaacttttttaattttcaaaatataaattgctttttcaaattttaacctATTTTTAACATAGGCTCATCATCTTTCTCAACATATAAGGAACGTACAAAGACTGAATTAAAAgcaatacggaaaaaaactcgCAAATCAAAAGGTGAGGATGTTTATCTTGTACATTCGATTAATGCAAAGTAAAggttaaacaaaattttattaccttatttgattaacaattacgattgaaaatttaattcttaattagaATAAACTATTAAAGTGCATTagttgttttgaaataaatcttgataaattcaattttcagtCAATATAATAAAGTGAATCaagttgtatataattatgattaattcaaTCAATTCCTTAAAACTAGTAGtttttgattaaaatgaattattaattagttttaatcattattacttttagttttttttttagatttataacattaattgaTAGATGAAACgaattgattaatataaaaagtaaaataatttatcgagtatatcaatttgaatattttttcaataggaCAAATattctttaagaaaattttttgtataaattaaagacataatttttgaaatacgattaaaaagtaatgattaacgattaattattattctttttaaatatatgttatttcaaagcattgtcaaaaataaaaaaattttcattggtTATATCATTGTTACCTTTgagaatatgtataaaatttgagcaccattctcttattggtttgaaagctttttttatattgtttgtctttgattcttatataaaatcacatttttcttatataaaatcacatagtatttatttgcaaatttgatgagaaagtaacattatgaatgaaatcaaatttttttatatacaatacattagaaaactaataaatatttatgtataaatttacttaGGTTCACTTACttgcttaaaatttattatacactaaAATTACAAGAAGATATGGTCATTTACGCTATATAATAAGTCAAATTGTTTCTTTGCTGATTTTAGGCATTGATAACCAAGACATgtcattgaaaaaaagaaaaaattaaatcttcaattttttaatttcgagaCTTTTAGCTAACGTATAGGCAAAACAAACTTATTATGACTATTATGGATATTAtagctacccctattatcttcgttattagatgacaaattctaacagttgcttatataaaattattcgttcAGTAGCTTCCCGTTTTTtaatggcgctaatatgccaatacataataggTAACAATTGttatgacatttttacttttgagcatttctatACGTTTTCAAGATACACTTTATCACTTAAATACACGTGCTTCCTCATTGTTTTGAAACTTGAACATATTatcatcttcttcttttctattaaataataacaaaatgtaaaagattCATTGAtatacaatttgtaaaaataaatttaatattttgtatgtttCTTCATATTTAGATGAACCTATTAAACGAACAGCTTGGACAGAAgatgaaaaaagaattatactagaaacatttaaaacatcATTACAAACAGATACAACAATAACTGGAAAAGAAATGCAAAATCTCATATCTATCACTCCTTGTCTGGCTCAACGAACAGTTCCACAAATGAGAGCATAGatatattcgcaaaaaaaaaatttttaataagttttaaaattatttactacaaAAATTGTCATACtactttttcatattaaaacgaaatttttttccatttatttttttttaattgctaatttgtaatcttacttttattaaaaattaaaaataaaaatatccaaaaaatgttttgttcttCCTTTCTATTACAGTCACACATACAcgtatatttaagaaatatgcacaacatatataattacaattaaaaattgaatatccaAACACAAGTTTCgttaaaacgtaatttacaattaaattaagagGAACAAATGCATGGGTTTGTAAAATAGCACGGAAATCGTGGAATATTAACAATTgatgtataaagaataatttttaattataaaagtcacAAATTAATAATCCTCCGCAgcttttacatattaataaatgccacacaaattttatgaacattatatttaaaaaaatttttttaataatttctttgacttaaaaataactttttaaaacaatgtCTGCTGCTAGAGTAAACATTATGCAACGTTCACTATGAGATTGTAAAATCGTAAGAGCAATCTTACGCTCGTAATGCAAATAGTTGACAACTATgtcattctttttattacataatataattttatatgccgaATTCATATTACGgtacatgttaaatttaattgcatttggAAGTCACGTTCGAGGCCTTCAAACTAGattaaagagttaaaaaattaatatctaacgtACTTCTCAAAAATACGTAGACAGTATATACCTGTAAAATTCGCTGCAATTCAACTTTAATGAAAACACAGTGATCATCctacaatgttt contains:
- the LOC120358085 gene encoding uncharacterized protein LOC120358085; translation: MNNTEIQENDNESNDPDYDPDYIQSEQSSITSDFEETDKLDACEDDSKCNKRFSNTQNNDSAISTGIDVSNNQACEIRQDDQTEIPTKLTGTKKYMCVFCHKMQTKIARHLELIHSEEPDVQKFKYLPKGCSERRKIIDSLRKQGNFKFNINKQYENKGFIPCRRPRENNPKLLKNYLACGSCKGHYLKSSIRHHFRKCTGRSGKQSRIVKVMGRKIEGKCHKEADEKVRRLILPTMRSDGVSYNIRYDDLLILYANTQSKKYRHSTHHIKMIRARLRLVTRLLIAMKSIDNNITSLTSIYDPKYYDTLIDAVNIVAQYNKEKDIYEKPANASNLGTYVKHIGELLITKCIKEHNDTMKINTKNFLKLLTVDYGSSVNKTVVESQTQFKRQKSTKLPTINDIKTLRSYLLKVQRESYNKLQNKFLLSAWISLGEATLTSIQLFNRRRPGETERILISDFENYEKINDNIETFNGLPTDKKEQAQKYVRFCIRGKKGRTVPVILDELNLKCLRTFLQFRHEAKVHPSNPYLFGIPGHDKAIEKYLCAYKVLKRFAKENGSEFPETISSTKLRKHIATMGITLNLTDNQITDLANFMGHHEKIHKEVYRNPVIVKDITEISQLLEAAQGVRDEANNLIDETDSEDASETENSTDMTENDDTFPEVNLQQSNDSSSSFSTYKERTKTELKAIRKKTRKSKDEPIKRTAWTEDEKRIILETFKTSLQTDTTITGKEMQNLISITPCLAQRTVPQMRA